In the Terriglobus sp. RCC_193 genome, GTTGTCCGAGACGAATCCCGTTGCCATTGAGATCGGCAAGGAGATTCTGACGGAACTCAATCGGAATCCAGTATTCGTCTCTGCAGCACTGCCGAAGAAAATCTTTCCGCCACTCTTCAATCGCTATACAGGTGGCCAGTCATTCGGGAATCACGTGGACAACTCCGTGCGCCGCATCCATAGCACTGGCGAATATGTTCGCACCGATCTTTCCATGACGCTCTTCCTCAGTGAGCCCGAGGAATACGACGGCGGCGAACTCGTCATTGAAGACACATACGGCAGCAAAAGCATCAAGCTTCCTGCAGGCGACGCGATCCTCTATCCCTCCACCAGCCTGCATCATGTACGCCCTGTCACGCGTGGCGCTCGCGTGTGTTCGTTCTTCTGGATGCAGAGCATGGTGCGCGGTGACGATCAGCGTTCACTTCTGCTCAGCCTCGATGTCGCCATTCAAAAGCTCAACCGCGATGTACCCAATCAGGAGTCTGTGGTGGAACTGACAGGTGTGTATCACAACCTGCTGCGACAGTGGGTTGAGCTGTAGACGCATCGTGTTTGTTCGCGCTGATACACCTCAGCGTGAACAAAGAGCGAGGAGCCGGAATGCCGCCCTCACGGCACCGGCTCCTCGCTGTTTCATCCAGGTAGGAATATGAGTGTCATTCTGAGCGAAGCGAAGAATCCCGCGGATGTTTCCTGGCGACGCTGCGAAAGGATTTTGGCAAGATGGCAGGCCAGCTTCGCAGAGCGAAGGCTCGTACGCACAAAAGTGCCCTGAATGAAACGAAGTACAAAAGTGCGTCATCCTGAGCGAAACGAAGTGAAGTCGAAGGACCTGTTTTCTTCACTGCCCACTACAACGCCACAAGGCAATCCGAAGCCGTCAGTTCGGTAGCAATACCGCATCCACAATATGAATCAGGCCATTCTTCTGCGGCACATCCGCAGTCAGAATCACGGCTGAGTTTCCCTTCTCATCTGTCAGCGTAATCACGTCACCGGCAGCTTTCACCGTGATGGCTTCGCCTTCCATGCTGGTCAGTGTTGCGGTGCCGTGTCCCTTGTGCACCATCTTCTTCAGCTTTGCGGAAGTGATCTTCCCCGGCACCACCAGGTAGGTCAGCACCCTTGTCAGGTCAGCTCTGTTCTCCGGCTTGCTCAGACCGGCTGCAGTGCCGGCGGGTAATTTCTGAAACGCATCGTTCGTCGGCGCAAATACGGTGTAAGGACCTTTGTCATTCAACTTGTCTTCCAGCCCGGCGCGTTTCACGTCCGCTGCAAATGCTGTCAGCACAGGTGATGTGGCCGTGTTTTCCGCAATCGATTTCTTCGACAACATCTGAACGCCGCCCACATCCGTACCCTTCTGCGTGGCTGCATACACGCTGCAGCTCATGCAGACCAGTGCCACGGCCGTTCCTGCGAATGTCTTCATCCTCATCTCCCGCTTCTTCAGATGTCTTTCACAATCTTCCTGTCATCTGTTTTTAACGCGAAACTTCGTTTCAATGCGTATACCCATGCGAATGCATTCTCTTTCGGGACATTGACAACACCCGACGCGAACTTTCAACTATAGGAGTGGACGTGAATTTACAGCGGACGACGGTGCAACAGGATACCCACAAAGCACCGCATCCCTCACATCATCTGGAGGCGCGCGACTCTGGACTGTATCTCATTGGCCTGTTCAAGCTGGCGAAGGCGATTTTCTTTCTCGGCGTCAGCCTCGGTGCGTTGCACTTCATCCACCACGACCTGGCCAATGCCGTTGACCGGATCTTCCGCGAATTGCACTTCGATCCTGAAAGCCGCGTCGTCGATTTCATCACGGACAAGGTAGCGCTCGTCACGCATCGCAAACTGCGCCTCATCAGCCTGGGCAGCGTCCTGTACGCCATGCTGTGCTGCACAGAAGCCTACGGCCTGCTGCGTCGTCGCGTCTGGGCAGAATTCGTCACGCTCTGGCTGTCGGTCTCATTCCTTCCCTGGGAGAGCTTCGAGATCTATCGCGCCCCAAGTCTCTGGCACATCTCCATCCTGCTGGTGAACCTGGCCGTCGTCGCGTACCTGGTCTGGATGCTGCAGCGCAAGAAGCGCCGTAAGGAAACCGTCTGAACCTCGTTCCTCCGGGGCTGGGTACTGCAGGTGCAGACTCCCACAACCTCCCACTGACAGGCAATTTCGCCGTTTCCCCAACAGAAAACGACCCGAACCTTCCTGAAATCGCCTTAAATCCCCAGATCTGCCGCTGACAAACCTCAGGAAAACCGTCGTTACATGCCTGTGGGGTTCTCCACAAGTAGCTTCCGGCGTTCAGAACCACCAAAATTACTACTACAGGTTGTGGTGGTTATGAAAACCCGTCTACAGGTTTGATTTTCCACAAAGACGCCAGCGAAGAGGAAAAATCTTCGAATTTCTCTCTTGTGTTTCGCCGCGCTAAGAGAGACGATGTGGGCTGTGGTGGGAAAAAGTGGATGAAAGTGTCCAATCTTTCCTCGCCTGAAACGATTCTAGGCTTCCTGTGGACCGAAAGACAGCCTTTGGAACCACAGGCGGTACGACAGAAGGGTGAAACGAACCGATGTTCCGGGGAAATCACACAGCACGCGTGGACGAAAAGGGGCGGCTCAAGCTGCCCGCTGAGTTCAAGCGTCGTGTGGATGAGGCCTACGGACCGCAGTTCTACATCACCAGCAAAGATGGCAAGCGCGCGGAGATTTACCCCATCCGCGAGTGGGAAAAGGTCGAGGCAAAGCTGGAGCAGATTCCCAGCCTGAACCCCGCCCGAAAGAAGTTTCTGGACGTGACGAACTATTACGGCCAGATGGCAGAGCTGGACGCCGCAGGGCGACTTCTCCTGCCGCAGATTTTGCGTGAAAGCGCAAAGGTGACCGCCGAAGTGGTGGTTCTCGGAGCGCAGACATACCTGGAAGTGGTCAACCATGACGACTTCAAGGCCAAGCTGGACGCCGAGCCACTGAGCGAGGCAGATATGACAACCCTGGCGGATCTGGGGTTGTAGGAAGTTTCGCCCTGAGTGGGCACGCATGGAGGCGGAGAAATGAGCGATCCGCAACATGTGCCGGTTCTTTTCGAAGAGGTTTTAGACCTTCTCAAAGTGCGCCGCGGAGGAACGTACGCGGATGCCACGCTGGGCCTGGCGGGCCATTCCAGCGCGATTGCGCGCAGGCTGGGGCCGCAGGGAACGCTGATCGCATTCGATCGCGACCCGCAGGCGATGGAGATTGCAAAGGCCAATCTCGAAGCGTTGCGTGAGGAGCTTGGGCCGGAGATGCCGCAACTGCGGTTGATCCCGCGGGCATTCTCATCGGCAGCGGAACAGATCGAGCGTGCATCGCTCGATGGCTTGCTCGCAGATTTCGGCGTCAGCAGCCTCCAGCTCGATCAGGCGCACAGAGGATTCAGTTTTCGGCAGGACGCACCGCTGGATATGCGCATGGATACGCGCAGCGGTGAAACTGCCGGGCAAGTGGTAAATCAGGCGGACGAAGAAGAACTCGCCAATCTGATTTACGAATTCGGAGAGGAAAGGAGGTCGCGGAGAATCGCCAGAGCCATTGTGAGGGCACGGCCGATACTTACCACGGCGGAATTAGCCAAAGTAATATCTGCCGCTGCCCCAGCAATGAAATCGGACAAGATTCATCCTGCGACAAGAACCTTTCAAGCTATCCGGATTCGCGTGAATGACGAACTCGGAGAGATCCGGTCGCTGCTCGAAAGCGCGCCATCTCTTCTTAAGTTCGGTGGAAGACTTGCGGTCATCAGCTTTCATTCGCTGGAAGATCGCATTGCAAAAGATGCGCTGCGTGAAGGCGCGCAGCACGGTATTTGGAACGTAATCACTCGTAAGCCGGTGATTGCGACAGAAGAAGAAGAGCGACGCAATCCAAGGTCGCGCAGCGCTAAGTTACGAGTTGCTGAACGTATCAAACCGGAACGTTCAGAAGTTACAAGGAAGATACCTCCGCAAGGTGGAAGCAGTCGCGGATATCGTCCTGGAAGATAAGTCGGTTGAGGAAATTGTGGATAAACCTGTGGACAATGTGAATAACTCCGCAGGAAATCCACTTAGGAAGTAAATAACACTCTTCAGCCCCGGTCGTTAGAGCAGATTTCGCTCAGGGGACAAAGAACAAAAGAGTGCGGTGCAACTCCGATTCGGTAAGTGCAAGTTATCGAATCGGCTCTGGTGATAAGACGCCTTCCATAGCGGAAGGAAGCTGTCTTCGTCCAGAGATAAGTAAGTGCGAATCAAGCTGGATTTCTACCCTGATGTAAGGGATCCAGAGATGGAGAGGGCAGCGATGGAAGCAACGATGACAATACCGGGAATGGTTGCGGGCCGCGCACAGCGCGAACGCGCCGAGTCGTTTCGAGATCACAATCGCACGGTCTTCGACCAGCAGCGCCGTGCGCGCCGCGGTCCCACGCCTGAAATCTTCTTCACCAAGCATCTGGATAACAGCCGCATCGTGAAGGCGGATGATCCTGAACGCCGCCGTGAAATGCGTTCTTTCACGGTCGCCATGAGCGTTCTGTTTCTTCTGGTCATGACCTATGTGTGGCAGCACTTCTCGTCCATTGAAGTGGGTTACAACATCGAAGCGAAGAAGCTGCAGGTGGAAAAGCTTCACGAAGAGAATCGCCAGCTTCATCTGACGGAAGCGCAACTTTCCGATCCGGATCGCATTGACCGCATCGCGCGTCAACTTGGCCTGGATACACCGCAGCCCGGTCAGGTCGTTCGCCCGGATGGTTCGTTCTCTAGCTCCGCGCCAGTCCTTGCGGAAGCGCAGGTATCTCCCGCGATTCTCCAGTAAGTGAAGAAAGCCTCACGTATCCGTGGCTTTCGCTGACATAGTTGAGGGGAGAAGTTATTGCAACTTACTCCCCTGAACCACCAAGGCCGGAAGCAACGATGAATTCCTCCTCACGCCAGCCACTGACCGCTCCCATCCGTCGCATCCGGTTCGTCTGGATGGCGATTTTTTTCATGGCGTGGACAGGCGTGATCGGGTTGCGTCTGGTGTGGTTGCAGGTCATCCGCCATCACGACTGGACAGAGCGCGCGGCGAAGCAGCAGCAGCGCACCTTTGAAGTCGCACCGCGCCGTGGCGTTCTTTACGATCGCAACCTCCGCGAACTTGCAGTAACTGTTCTTGCCGAATCGGTATACGCAGTTCCGAGTGAATTAGGCGACAACCGCGCCAACGTTGCGGAGCTTGTTTCCGGCATCGTTCACGTGGATCCGACAGATACCTTTACGTCGCATGGAGCCATCCTTGCGCGCCTCAATGCTTCGCGTAACTTTGCCTGGATCGCACGCAAGCTCACACCGGAACAGGTGCAGCGCATCCGCGAGTTGAACCTGAAGGGCGTCTACTTTCAGAAAGAATTCAAACGCTTCTATCCCAACACCGATCTCGCTGCACAAACCCTCGGCTATGTTGGCATCGACGATATCGGTCTCGGCGGCATGGAACGCGAATTTGAAGATGATCTGCACGGAACACCCGGCCATGTACTGACTGCGGTCGATGCGAAGCGTCATGCATTGACCAGCGATGAGCGTGAACCGCTGCCGGGCCAGAACCTTGTTCTCTCCATCGACACCAACATTCAATACATTGCCGAACGCGCTCTGGATGCGCAGATGGAGAAGATGAAGGCCGCACACGGCACGGTCGTGGTCCAGGACCCGCACACCGGCCACATTCTGGCTCTTGCCATCTCGCCGCGTTACAACCCCAACGACCTGAAGCATCAGGATCCCGCGATCCTGAAGAACCTCGCCGTCAGCGATGTCTATGAACCGGGTTCTACCTTCAAGCTCGTAACCTATGCTGCCGCGCTGGATGGTGCAGGCGTACAGCCAACGGACATTGTCGATTGCCAGGGTGGGGCCATGACCATGTTCGGTCGCACACTGCACGACGATAAGTCGGATCACTTCGGCCGTGTCACGGTCCAGTTTGCTTTGGAGCATTCCAGCGACGTCGGCGCGGCGAAGATGGCATTGAAGCTGGGCAATCAAAAGTTCTACGACTACATTCGCGGTTTCGGTTTTGGCGATCGTAGTGGCGTAGAGTTGCCCAGCGAAACACGCGGACTGTTGCGCGCGCCGCGCAAATGGGAAGCTACCAGCATCCTCTCCATTGCCATCGGCCATGAAGTCGCAGTGACACCCATTCAGCTTGTGACGATGGTCTCTTCCATCGCCAATGGTGGAACCTACCTGCCGCCACACATCCTGCTGAATGAAACGGAACACTCCAAAGGCGATGGCCAGCTTCAACCAGCGGCCTATCATCCTTCCACCCAGGTTCCGGAGAAGCTTCCCGATGGCGCGCACCGTGTCATTACAGAACTCACCGCAGCAAAGATGCGGATGATGATGCACGGCACCATCACGGAAGGCACAGGTTCAGAGGCTGCTCTGAACGGGTACAGTGCCGGTGGCAAGACGGGCACGGCGCAGAAAATTGATCCCGTTACACACACCTATTCGCATTCCAGAACCGTTGCCAGCTTTGCAGGTTTTGCACCGGTGAACAATCCCGCCATCTCAGTGGCAGTGGTCATTGATGATCCGCAGGTAGGCTCTCGTTACGGTGGCACCACCAGCGCGCCCGTGTTTGCAGAAGTTGCACAGCAGGTGCTGGAATATCTCGGTGTTCCGCACGATCAGCCACTAAAACCTGCGAAGAAAGATGCCGCTGTTGCACCGAAAATGGAACTGGCCTCCACAGAAACGCCGAACGAAGATCCAGGCGATCTGAATGCGCTGTATGAAGAGTTGAATGCGTTGCCGGCGGATGATCCTCTGAAGCAGAAGAATGATGCAGCAGTTGCGATGGCAACGGCGAAAGCAGCACCCGTGCAAACTTCCGCGCCGGAGAAGAAGGGCGTCTTCGCTGCACTTCCTGACAAGATCATGAAGGCTTTCCGTGAACATGGCGGCTCTTCTCTCATGACGGACGAGGCAGAAAGCAAGCCTCTTCCAAAGGCCGCTCCGCAACCGCAAAGTACGACGCGCCGGGATGGAGCCGTTGTTGTAGATGCCAGCGCAAAGGTTGCGGTCCCCGTGTTGGATGGAGGCCTGCGCTCTGTGATTCAGAAAGCATCTGCAGCAGGTTTGCGGGTGCAGCCCGTGGGCAGTGGGCTCGCGCGTGAGCAGGTTCCGGCTGCAGGCACCATGGTGCCCATTGGCACAGAAGTTGTGGTGCGGTTCACCCGATGAGTACAGCGCACTGGTCGCTCATCCTTCTCGGCGGAGCAGGCATGGGTATTCTCGTTGGCATGCTCGGCACCAGTGGAG is a window encoding:
- the rsmH gene encoding 16S rRNA (cytosine(1402)-N(4))-methyltransferase RsmH, with protein sequence MSDPQHVPVLFEEVLDLLKVRRGGTYADATLGLAGHSSAIARRLGPQGTLIAFDRDPQAMEIAKANLEALREELGPEMPQLRLIPRAFSSAAEQIERASLDGLLADFGVSSLQLDQAHRGFSFRQDAPLDMRMDTRSGETAGQVVNQADEEELANLIYEFGEERRSRRIARAIVRARPILTTAELAKVISAAAPAMKSDKIHPATRTFQAIRIRVNDELGEIRSLLESAPSLLKFGGRLAVISFHSLEDRIAKDALREGAQHGIWNVITRKPVIATEEEERRNPRSRSAKLRVAERIKPERSEVTRKIPPQGGSSRGYRPGR
- a CDS encoding DUF2127 domain-containing protein: MNLQRTTVQQDTHKAPHPSHHLEARDSGLYLIGLFKLAKAIFFLGVSLGALHFIHHDLANAVDRIFRELHFDPESRVVDFITDKVALVTHRKLRLISLGSVLYAMLCCTEAYGLLRRRVWAEFVTLWLSVSFLPWESFEIYRAPSLWHISILLVNLAVVAYLVWMLQRKKRRKETV
- a CDS encoding division/cell wall cluster transcriptional repressor MraZ, which translates into the protein MFRGNHTARVDEKGRLKLPAEFKRRVDEAYGPQFYITSKDGKRAEIYPIREWEKVEAKLEQIPSLNPARKKFLDVTNYYGQMAELDAAGRLLLPQILRESAKVTAEVVVLGAQTYLEVVNHDDFKAKLDAEPLSEADMTTLADLGL
- a CDS encoding septum formation initiator family protein produces the protein MEATMTIPGMVAGRAQRERAESFRDHNRTVFDQQRRARRGPTPEIFFTKHLDNSRIVKADDPERRREMRSFTVAMSVLFLLVMTYVWQHFSSIEVGYNIEAKKLQVEKLHEENRQLHLTEAQLSDPDRIDRIARQLGLDTPQPGQVVRPDGSFSSSAPVLAEAQVSPAILQ
- a CDS encoding Fe2+-dependent dioxygenase, giving the protein MFYSADIEVQAVLIQVPEVLTTEQVKRFRAMLDATDWVDGKVTAGHQSAQVKDNMQLSETNPVAIEIGKEILTELNRNPVFVSAALPKKIFPPLFNRYTGGQSFGNHVDNSVRRIHSTGEYVRTDLSMTLFLSEPEEYDGGELVIEDTYGSKSIKLPAGDAILYPSTSLHHVRPVTRGARVCSFFWMQSMVRGDDQRSLLLSLDVAIQKLNRDVPNQESVVELTGVYHNLLRQWVEL
- a CDS encoding penicillin-binding transpeptidase domain-containing protein, with protein sequence MNSSSRQPLTAPIRRIRFVWMAIFFMAWTGVIGLRLVWLQVIRHHDWTERAAKQQQRTFEVAPRRGVLYDRNLRELAVTVLAESVYAVPSELGDNRANVAELVSGIVHVDPTDTFTSHGAILARLNASRNFAWIARKLTPEQVQRIRELNLKGVYFQKEFKRFYPNTDLAAQTLGYVGIDDIGLGGMEREFEDDLHGTPGHVLTAVDAKRHALTSDEREPLPGQNLVLSIDTNIQYIAERALDAQMEKMKAAHGTVVVQDPHTGHILALAISPRYNPNDLKHQDPAILKNLAVSDVYEPGSTFKLVTYAAALDGAGVQPTDIVDCQGGAMTMFGRTLHDDKSDHFGRVTVQFALEHSSDVGAAKMALKLGNQKFYDYIRGFGFGDRSGVELPSETRGLLRAPRKWEATSILSIAIGHEVAVTPIQLVTMVSSIANGGTYLPPHILLNETEHSKGDGQLQPAAYHPSTQVPEKLPDGAHRVITELTAAKMRMMMHGTITEGTGSEAALNGYSAGGKTGTAQKIDPVTHTYSHSRTVASFAGFAPVNNPAISVAVVIDDPQVGSRYGGTTSAPVFAEVAQQVLEYLGVPHDQPLKPAKKDAAVAPKMELASTETPNEDPGDLNALYEELNALPADDPLKQKNDAAVAMATAKAAPVQTSAPEKKGVFAALPDKIMKAFREHGGSSLMTDEAESKPLPKAAPQPQSTTRRDGAVVVDASAKVAVPVLDGGLRSVIQKASAAGLRVQPVGSGLAREQVPAAGTMVPIGTEVVVRFTR